From Alkaliphilus flagellatus, the proteins below share one genomic window:
- a CDS encoding cyclic nucleotide-binding domain-containing protein, translating into MKKILNNDLLNHYIVKHNIENIFDKDILEYAQLHFYQKNEYILEAESNLEYYYLLVDGKIKISYLFENGKSMLLKFYKEFNSIGDLELLKNIPILCNIDAIEDTYLIAIPSDILRTKFLDNLKFLHHLIDSLSEKLYATINNSSYNFVYPLINRLSSYLVEHITDKNYIILSSSFLEIAQFLGTTYRHLNRTFKELESKSIIKCDNKTIYILDESRLRELSKNLYIKSL; encoded by the coding sequence ATGAAAAAAATTTTGAACAATGACCTTTTAAACCATTATATTGTTAAGCATAATATAGAAAACATATTTGATAAAGATATATTAGAATATGCACAACTTCATTTTTATCAAAAGAATGAATATATATTAGAGGCAGAGTCTAATCTTGAATACTACTATCTGCTTGTAGACGGGAAAATCAAAATTTCTTATCTTTTTGAAAACGGTAAATCAATGCTTTTAAAGTTTTATAAAGAATTTAATTCAATAGGAGATTTAGAGCTTTTAAAAAACATTCCTATACTCTGTAACATTGATGCAATAGAAGATACTTATTTGATAGCAATACCTTCAGATATACTTAGAACAAAATTTTTAGATAATCTAAAGTTTTTACACCATTTAATAGACTCTTTAAGCGAAAAGCTTTATGCAACCATTAATAATAGTTCATATAACTTTGTATATCCGCTTATAAATAGACTGTCCAGCTATTTAGTTGAGCATATAACAGATAAAAACTATATAATTTTAAGTTCATCATTCTTAGAAATTGCTCAATTCTTAGGAACAACCTATAGGCACTTAAATAGAACCTTTAAAGAGCTTGAATCAAAATCAATTATAAAATGCGACAATAAAACAATATATATATTAGATGAGAGTAGACTTCGAGAATTATCTAAAAACTTGTATATAAAATCCCTATAA
- a CDS encoding pyridoxamine 5'-phosphate oxidase family protein — MDFLREFNRIMVEQGEIALATCIDNIPNVRIVNFYYDTRKKGVVYFSTFGDNPKVGEFSKNNTVAFTTVPTKGNEHVRVTEAIIQKSNLTIYDLKDEFGKKIPDYEMTIEQVGSQLALYEIHFREAMVTLDFTHYGNITL, encoded by the coding sequence ATGGATTTTTTACGAGAATTTAATAGGATTATGGTAGAGCAAGGTGAGATAGCTTTAGCAACTTGCATAGACAATATCCCAAATGTTAGGATTGTAAATTTCTATTATGATACTAGAAAGAAAGGGGTAGTGTATTTTTCAACCTTTGGAGATAATCCAAAGGTAGGCGAATTTTCTAAAAACAATACAGTAGCATTTACTACTGTTCCGACTAAGGGGAATGAACACGTTCGAGTTACTGAGGCAATAATTCAAAAAAGTAATTTAACAATATATGATTTAAAAGATGAATTTGGTAAAAAAATTCCTGATTATGAAATGACAATAGAACAAGTTGGAAGTCAGTTAGCTCTTTATGAAATTCATTTTAGAGAAGCTATGGTGACATTAGATTTTACTCACTACGGGAATATAACTCTATAA
- a CDS encoding helix-turn-helix transcriptional regulator translates to MKIDRLMSIIMVLLNCEKISATKLAEMFEVTPRTIYRDIETISLAGIPIITHTGVNGGISITPEYKVDKKFFTTSDISTLLMGLGSISTTLSHKEIIGTLEKVKSLLPKEQFRDVELKSNQITIDLTTWMGNKNFQPNLEKIKKALNDSKYLLFEYYGCGREKSNRCIEPYKLVLKEGNWYLQGYCTLRKDFRVFKLSRISNLEILDSTFVPREFHAKPLDGTGWIDKRLITIKLLVDWSLREQIVERCGEENIQPYGSNQFMVDFPFVEDDLGYNILLGFGDKCECLAPENVRRELIHRIKKLSNIYDK, encoded by the coding sequence TTGAAAATAGATAGATTAATGTCCATAATTATGGTGTTGCTGAATTGTGAAAAAATCAGTGCAACAAAACTTGCTGAAATGTTTGAGGTTACACCTAGAACTATATATAGGGATATAGAAACAATATCTTTAGCAGGTATACCAATTATTACTCACACTGGTGTTAATGGCGGTATTAGCATAACACCTGAATATAAAGTGGATAAAAAATTTTTTACTACTTCAGATATTTCAACACTTTTAATGGGACTTGGAAGTATTTCAACAACTCTATCTCATAAAGAAATTATAGGTACACTAGAAAAAGTAAAAAGCTTACTTCCAAAAGAACAATTTAGGGATGTTGAATTAAAATCAAACCAAATAACCATTGACCTTACCACATGGATGGGTAATAAGAATTTCCAACCAAATCTTGAAAAAATAAAAAAAGCTCTAAATGACAGTAAGTATCTATTATTTGAGTATTATGGTTGTGGCAGAGAAAAAAGCAATCGTTGCATCGAACCTTATAAATTGGTATTAAAAGAAGGAAATTGGTATTTACAAGGTTACTGCACTTTGAGGAAAGATTTTCGTGTTTTTAAACTATCTCGAATTTCAAATCTTGAAATCTTAGATTCTACATTTGTACCACGAGAATTTCACGCAAAACCGTTGGATGGAACCGGGTGGATAGATAAAAGACTTATCACAATTAAGCTTTTAGTTGATTGGTCTCTTAGAGAACAAATCGTTGAACGTTGTGGGGAAGAAAATATCCAGCCTTATGGGAGTAATCAATTTATGGTTGATTTTCCATTTGTAGAAGATGACTTAGGATACAATATTTTGCTGGGGTTTGGAGATAAATGTGAATGTTTAGCCCCTGAAAATGTACGTAGAGAGCTTATCCATCGTATTAAAAAATTATCGAACATTTATGATAAATAA
- the kynU gene encoding kynureninase, whose protein sequence is MGYEFKDGLEFAKQLDKLDKLHHVREYFYLNEGEIYMDGNSLGLSSKEAEKALLNVFNVWRKEAIKIWGVENGRYFNFSKNISEKLKNLINADVDEIIIMGSITTNIHQALATFYKPIKEKCKIIVDELNFPTDIYATKSIIELKGYKVEDVLIEIKSRDGRTISEEDIISKMDDDVALILLPSVLYRSAQLLDMELLTREAHKHGIIIGWDLAHSIGSVPHDFKKIDPDFAVWCSYKYLNAGPGATAGMYINRKHFNKSAGLKGWFGNKDESQFLLSHDFDQDKDANGWLLGTHNMFSMAPLDGVLNIFNEVGIENIRAKSLHITAYLMYLIDNKLSKYGYSIGNPREDHRRGGHICLEHDEAYRISLALRDNKVIPDYREPNVIRLAPVALYVSYEETYHLVEILEKIVRDKEFEKYSLKRVTVL, encoded by the coding sequence ATGGGATATGAGTTTAAGGATGGATTAGAATTTGCTAAACAACTGGATAAATTAGATAAGCTACATCATGTCCGAGAATATTTTTATCTAAACGAAGGTGAAATCTACATGGATGGGAACTCTCTAGGGTTAAGCTCTAAAGAAGCTGAGAAAGCTTTATTGAATGTCTTTAATGTTTGGCGTAAGGAAGCAATCAAAATCTGGGGAGTTGAAAATGGCCGTTATTTTAATTTCTCAAAAAATATTTCAGAAAAATTAAAAAATTTAATTAATGCAGATGTGGATGAAATCATAATAATGGGAAGTATTACTACAAATATCCATCAAGCGCTGGCTACTTTTTATAAACCTATAAAAGAAAAATGTAAAATTATTGTTGATGAATTAAATTTTCCTACAGATATTTATGCTACTAAGAGTATTATTGAGCTGAAAGGTTACAAGGTTGAAGATGTATTAATTGAAATCAAAAGCAGAGATGGGCGTACTATTTCTGAAGAAGATATTATATCAAAAATGGATGATGATGTTGCATTAATCTTATTGCCATCAGTTCTATACCGTAGTGCACAGCTTTTAGATATGGAACTACTTACTAGAGAGGCCCATAAACATGGAATTATTATTGGATGGGATTTGGCCCATTCAATCGGATCTGTTCCCCATGACTTTAAAAAAATTGATCCTGATTTCGCAGTGTGGTGTTCATATAAATATCTAAATGCTGGACCTGGAGCAACTGCTGGCATGTATATAAATAGAAAGCACTTTAATAAAAGTGCTGGCCTTAAGGGCTGGTTTGGAAATAAGGATGAAAGTCAATTTCTTCTAAGTCATGATTTCGATCAAGACAAAGATGCTAATGGATGGTTACTAGGAACTCATAATATGTTTTCAATGGCACCATTAGATGGAGTTCTAAATATCTTTAATGAAGTTGGAATAGAAAATATACGTGCTAAATCATTGCATATTACTGCATATTTAATGTATTTAATCGATAATAAATTATCTAAATATGGATACTCAATTGGTAATCCTCGCGAGGATCATCGTCGAGGGGGACATATTTGTTTAGAACATGATGAAGCCTATCGTATAAGTCTAGCGTTACGTGATAATAAAGTAATTCCTGATTATCGGGAGCCAAATGTTATTCGTCTAGCTCCTGTTGCCTTATATGTTTCTTACGAAGAGACATATCATTTAGTAGAAATTCTTGAAAAAATTGTTAGAGATAAAGAGTTTGAAAAATATTCATTAAAGAGAGTAACAGTGTTGTAA
- a CDS encoding Lrp/AsnC family transcriptional regulator — translation MDEIDKKIVELLQDNSRISITDIGKLINLSRPSVSERITRLVEKGILAKFTASVPAHTVGHEVSFFMEISDLKVSCDKIVNILLSNEYVTEVHCVTGNINYIVRASMPSIEMMNQFLSELMKYSQVVTSIILHSPLTCRPIKPL, via the coding sequence ATGGATGAAATAGATAAAAAGATTGTTGAATTATTACAAGATAACTCTCGTATTTCAATTACGGACATTGGAAAGTTAATTAATCTTTCTAGACCAAGCGTTAGTGAAAGAATCACAAGATTAGTTGAAAAAGGTATTTTAGCGAAATTTACAGCATCTGTTCCTGCCCATACAGTTGGTCATGAGGTTAGCTTCTTTATGGAGATTAGTGATTTAAAGGTTTCTTGCGATAAAATAGTTAATATTCTTCTTTCAAATGAATATGTAACTGAAGTTCATTGTGTAACTGGTAATATTAATTATATTGTTCGAGCGTCCATGCCAAGTATAGAAATGATGAACCAGTTTTTGTCTGAGCTAATGAAATATAGTCAAGTTGTTACATCAATAATTTTGCATTCACCTTTAACTTGTAGACCAATAAAGCCTCTTTAG
- a CDS encoding TetR/AcrR family transcriptional regulator, which yields MPKISKEAAEARKNKIIQCAFEVFAENGYAQTTIDDIVTASGISKGGIYNYFKSKEEIFLEIAESRFEQRHRLIKSFPKDMSNRDKIINYIHWALIGLFEDKLQRMARFTFEFWSVLARNPNMSDKAKKRYHLFYDDLSKILKQGVDHGEFQEDIDIPSMVYIILSTMDGIGFTSCIMGIEITYEVVENYTDMILRKIEKGD from the coding sequence ATGCCAAAAATCAGTAAAGAAGCGGCGGAAGCCAGAAAAAATAAAATAATTCAGTGTGCATTTGAAGTTTTTGCAGAAAATGGCTATGCCCAGACCACAATAGATGATATTGTAACCGCATCTGGAATTAGTAAAGGGGGAATCTATAATTATTTTAAGAGTAAGGAGGAGATTTTTTTAGAGATTGCTGAAAGTAGATTTGAACAAAGACATAGATTAATTAAAAGTTTTCCGAAAGATATGTCTAATAGAGATAAAATAATTAATTATATTCATTGGGCTTTAATAGGTTTATTTGAAGATAAGCTTCAGAGAATGGCTCGATTTACATTTGAGTTTTGGTCTGTACTTGCTAGAAATCCTAATATGTCTGATAAGGCAAAGAAAAGATATCATCTCTTTTATGACGATCTATCCAAAATATTAAAACAAGGAGTTGATCATGGTGAATTCCAAGAGGATATTGATATACCATCGATGGTTTATATTATATTATCAACAATGGATGGAATCGGATTTACTAGCTGTATAATGGGAATTGAAATAACCTATGAAGTAGTTGAGAACTATACAGACATGATTTTGAGAAAAATAGAAAAGGGGGATTAA
- a CDS encoding GNAT family N-acetyltransferase: protein MITYNCCSTVEFENIYNAFQIGFSDYIIKIEMSKEIFLNRFFGPEGNQLEYSYIAFDQGMPIGVILGGIKNYEGVKTLRCGALSIHPDYRGKGVSKKLFELHRQVAMDNNCKQMFLEVIVGNDRAINFYRNLGYEKIYDINYYTCQNNKDINKEIDDLIEIKNISFNATKSLSNQLKDTHINWQNDFDYIERLDGLVHYGVYKDSEIIGALSLSTNGKIYFIWTKPSERHKGIARNMIIKALIELNLKQLSISFSNNANLAGFVKRNNFKKEEISQYEMYLTL from the coding sequence ATGATAACATATAATTGCTGTAGTACTGTAGAGTTTGAGAACATATATAATGCATTTCAAATAGGTTTTTCTGATTACATTATAAAAATAGAGATGTCTAAGGAGATATTTCTAAACCGTTTTTTTGGACCTGAAGGTAATCAACTAGAATACTCATATATTGCATTTGATCAAGGTATGCCAATTGGAGTGATTTTAGGAGGGATTAAAAATTATGAAGGTGTCAAAACCCTTCGCTGTGGTGCCCTTTCTATTCATCCTGACTATCGAGGTAAAGGTGTAAGTAAAAAGCTTTTTGAATTACATAGGCAGGTAGCTATGGATAATAATTGTAAACAGATGTTTTTGGAAGTAATTGTAGGAAATGATAGAGCCATAAACTTTTATAGAAATCTAGGCTACGAAAAAATTTACGATATTAATTACTATACATGTCAAAATAATAAAGATATAAATAAAGAGATAGACGATTTAATAGAAATTAAAAATATTTCTTTTAATGCTACTAAGAGCTTATCAAATCAATTAAAGGACACACATATTAATTGGCAAAATGATTTTGATTATATTGAGAGACTGGATGGCTTAGTTCATTATGGAGTTTACAAAGATTCAGAGATTATAGGAGCTTTAAGCTTAAGCACAAATGGGAAAATCTATTTTATTTGGACAAAACCTTCAGAAAGACATAAAGGAATTGCAAGGAATATGATTATAAAAGCATTAATAGAGCTTAATCTAAAGCAGTTAAGTATTAGCTTTTCTAATAACGCTAACTTAGCTGGGTTTGTAAAGCGCAATAATTTTAAAAAAGAAGAAATATCTCAATATGAGATGTATCTAACTCTCTAG
- a CDS encoding calcium-translocating P-type ATPase, PMCA-type — MMYFNEEKSEVLKRLMTDENQGLNESEVKIRQGRYGFNEFSKGKKRSPWDGFFDPMMIILLISAIISALVGEYIDAIGIMFAIVLSTTIGIITEDRSKKAAEALSKITDNITVKCIRNGEVKLVLKNNLVPGDIVLLETGSMVPADGRLLESIELKVREDMLTGESDDVNKCGDTVIEIERIDSHGNVIIQEPVPAKQINMVFGGTLIAYGRGKMVVTSIGDSTQMGKIGQSLYDNDNNETPLQIKLGHLGEQIAKISGSIAGILFIFMIFKMIISKSLHLDISGILPFLKSIEPVKGAFVVCVALMVAAVPEGLPTMINMTLAITMQKMAKINALVTKKEACETIGSVSVICSDKTGTLTQNKMAVEKVFINGVFVEKYDRNESYFVDNCIINSTADITYENNQWNYMGSATECALLLYLKDKQYYKYRKTKSILHQIPFTSKAKRMDTIIQDGRNHVLLSKGAPEVILESCDYEYIDGQILRLTSKRKEFITQQIKKLQTQSMRVLGFAYKNMSSVHREVAISSNVYEQIAVTVDGYNFEKSLIFTGFVGIKDPLRPDVKEAIDIAKEAGITTKMLTGDNINTAVAIGNELGLLDNNHRAVESSFIDALSYSQLREELETISIVARSKPETKMRIVQALQDNGEVVAVTGDGINDAPALSKADVGISMGIAGTEVAKKAASIILADDSFSTIVRGIQWGRGIYENFQRFIQFQITVNIVAFLVAILSQILGKEMPFTTIQLLWVNIIMDGPPALSLGLEPVRKNVLKRKPIKRDSSIITKTMLKTMIVNASLITCLLLIQMFFNPLGVSTSVFSRNGKFVANEMQTTLFALFVFSVLFNALNCREFGLNSIIPNLTKNSIAIKIILGTGCAQIVLMELYNNFFNTVPIDWILWAKIILMASSVIWINEIFKLIVRTIRS, encoded by the coding sequence ATGATGTATTTCAATGAAGAAAAATCAGAAGTTCTAAAGAGACTTATGACCGATGAAAACCAAGGATTAAATGAAAGTGAAGTTAAGATAAGACAAGGAAGGTATGGTTTTAACGAATTTTCAAAGGGTAAGAAAAGATCTCCATGGGATGGCTTTTTTGATCCTATGATGATTATACTTTTAATTTCTGCCATTATTAGTGCATTGGTTGGTGAATATATAGATGCAATTGGTATAATGTTTGCCATAGTATTAAGTACTACAATAGGGATAATAACAGAGGATAGATCTAAAAAAGCGGCAGAAGCATTGTCCAAGATTACAGATAACATTACTGTTAAATGTATACGGAATGGGGAAGTAAAGCTGGTATTAAAAAATAATTTAGTTCCAGGAGATATAGTATTGCTTGAGACAGGAAGCATGGTTCCCGCTGATGGAAGACTCTTGGAATCCATAGAACTTAAGGTTAGAGAGGACATGCTAACTGGTGAGTCTGATGATGTTAACAAGTGTGGGGATACAGTCATAGAAATAGAAAGAATCGATTCCCATGGGAATGTGATAATACAAGAACCTGTACCTGCAAAACAAATTAATATGGTATTTGGCGGTACTTTAATTGCATATGGTAGAGGAAAAATGGTGGTAACATCAATTGGAGATTCAACTCAAATGGGTAAAATTGGCCAAAGTCTATATGATAATGACAATAATGAAACTCCATTACAAATAAAGTTAGGACACTTAGGTGAACAAATCGCTAAAATATCCGGTTCAATAGCAGGTATATTATTTATATTCATGATCTTCAAAATGATAATAAGTAAATCGCTACATTTAGATATATCGGGTATATTACCTTTTTTGAAGTCTATAGAACCTGTTAAAGGCGCCTTTGTAGTTTGCGTTGCCCTTATGGTTGCAGCTGTTCCCGAAGGATTACCAACAATGATAAATATGACCCTTGCAATTACAATGCAAAAAATGGCTAAAATAAATGCGCTAGTTACAAAAAAAGAAGCTTGTGAAACTATAGGTTCGGTTTCAGTTATTTGTTCAGACAAAACAGGAACATTAACTCAAAATAAAATGGCTGTAGAAAAGGTATTTATAAATGGAGTATTTGTTGAAAAATACGATAGGAATGAAAGTTACTTTGTAGATAACTGTATTATAAATTCAACCGCAGATATAACCTACGAAAACAATCAATGGAATTACATGGGAAGTGCTACTGAGTGTGCATTGTTGCTTTATTTAAAGGACAAGCAATACTACAAATACCGCAAAACAAAATCCATACTACATCAAATTCCCTTCACATCAAAGGCAAAGAGAATGGATACAATTATTCAAGATGGCAGAAACCATGTGCTTTTGTCTAAGGGGGCTCCAGAAGTTATTTTAGAATCCTGTGATTATGAATATATTGATGGGCAAATACTAAGGCTTACGAGTAAAAGGAAGGAATTTATTACTCAGCAGATTAAAAAGCTTCAAACTCAATCTATGAGAGTATTAGGTTTTGCCTATAAAAATATGAGTAGTGTACATAGAGAAGTAGCCATAAGCTCCAATGTCTATGAACAAATAGCTGTAACAGTCGATGGATATAACTTTGAAAAAAGTCTAATATTCACTGGATTTGTAGGTATTAAAGATCCTCTAAGACCAGATGTTAAAGAAGCTATTGATATTGCTAAAGAAGCAGGCATTACCACTAAAATGCTAACTGGTGACAATATTAATACTGCTGTAGCTATAGGAAATGAGCTAGGATTATTGGATAATAATCATAGGGCTGTTGAATCTAGCTTTATAGATGCGCTGTCCTATAGCCAATTAAGGGAAGAATTAGAGACAATATCAATAGTTGCTAGATCAAAGCCAGAAACAAAGATGAGAATAGTTCAAGCCCTTCAAGATAATGGAGAGGTTGTAGCTGTAACCGGAGATGGTATAAATGATGCTCCAGCACTATCCAAGGCAGATGTTGGTATATCCATGGGCATTGCAGGTACAGAGGTGGCAAAAAAGGCTGCCAGTATAATTTTAGCTGATGATAGTTTCAGTACTATAGTGAGGGGAATCCAGTGGGGAAGAGGAATATATGAAAACTTTCAAAGGTTTATTCAATTTCAGATTACAGTCAATATTGTTGCCTTTTTAGTCGCAATATTATCACAGATATTAGGAAAAGAAATGCCCTTTACTACTATTCAGTTATTATGGGTAAATATAATAATGGACGGTCCACCAGCCCTATCTTTAGGTCTAGAACCCGTTAGAAAAAATGTATTGAAAAGAAAACCTATTAAAAGAGATAGCAGTATAATAACAAAAACTATGCTTAAGACTATGATTGTAAATGCAAGCTTAATTACTTGTCTATTATTAATACAAATGTTTTTTAATCCATTAGGTGTATCAACAAGCGTCTTTAGTAGGAATGGAAAATTTGTAGCTAATGAAATGCAAACTACTTTGTTTGCCCTATTTGTATTTAGTGTATTATTTAATGCTCTTAATTGTAGAGAATTTGGGTTAAACAGTATAATACCCAATCTTACAAAGAACAGTATAGCTATAAAAATCATACTAGGTACTGGATGTGCACAAATTGTACTTATGGAATTGTATAATAATTTTTTCAATACGGTCCCTATAGATTGGATTCTCTGGGCAAAAATAATACTTATGGCCTCATCTGTTATTTGGATTAATGAGATTTTTAAGCTTATTGTAAGAACCATACGTTCTTAA
- a CDS encoding zinc-dependent alcohol dehydrogenase — protein MKAIVYEGIKNVRVRDVEEPKIEKRDDIIVRVTSTAICGSDLHLIHGFVPNLPKGFVLGHETMGVVEEVGKEVTKVKKGDRVIVPFPVSCGHCWYCEHDLSSQCDNSNENGEAGGMFGYSNTFGGYDGGQAEFLRVPYANVGPTVIPEDLTDEQVLFLTDILPTSLWGVEKANVKPGDTVIVLGSGPVGLLAQKWAIHKGASRVIAVDRLDYRLNHAKDYNQVEVVNFEKYDNTGEYLKEITRGGADSVIDCVGMDGKMSNIEKIESMLKLQGGSKSAIEIATQAVRKGGTVSLVGVYGSKYNMFPLGDFFSRNITLTMGQCPVHSYVDPILKLIKEGNFDATDIITHRLSLDEGEHGYKIFDGKKEDCIKVILKP, from the coding sequence ATGAAAGCTATAGTATATGAGGGAATAAAAAATGTAAGAGTAAGGGATGTTGAGGAGCCTAAAATAGAAAAAAGAGATGATATAATAGTAAGAGTTACTTCTACAGCTATTTGCGGCTCTGATCTACATTTAATTCATGGGTTTGTTCCTAATTTACCTAAGGGATTTGTATTGGGACATGAAACCATGGGCGTAGTTGAGGAAGTCGGAAAAGAAGTAACAAAAGTAAAAAAAGGAGATAGAGTTATAGTTCCTTTCCCAGTTTCTTGTGGGCACTGCTGGTATTGTGAACATGATCTATCAAGTCAATGCGACAACTCAAATGAGAATGGTGAAGCTGGAGGAATGTTTGGATATAGTAATACTTTTGGAGGATATGATGGTGGACAGGCAGAGTTTTTAAGAGTGCCATATGCAAATGTAGGTCCAACCGTTATACCGGAGGATTTAACTGATGAACAAGTACTATTTTTAACAGACATTCTACCTACTTCATTATGGGGAGTAGAAAAGGCCAATGTAAAACCTGGGGACACAGTTATAGTACTAGGATCTGGTCCAGTTGGACTTTTGGCACAAAAATGGGCAATACATAAGGGAGCTAGCAGAGTAATAGCTGTGGATCGTTTAGATTACAGACTAAATCATGCAAAGGATTATAATCAAGTTGAAGTAGTTAATTTCGAAAAGTATGATAATACAGGAGAGTATTTGAAAGAAATTACTAGAGGGGGAGCAGATTCAGTTATAGATTGTGTTGGCATGGATGGAAAGATGTCTAATATAGAAAAGATAGAAAGTATGCTAAAATTACAAGGTGGATCAAAGTCTGCTATTGAAATAGCTACCCAAGCTGTAAGAAAGGGAGGAACTGTTTCATTAGTAGGAGTATACGGTTCAAAATATAATATGTTTCCACTAGGAGATTTTTTTTCTAGAAACATAACTTTGACTATGGGTCAATGTCCTGTACATTCTTATGTAGATCCAATCTTAAAATTAATTAAAGAAGGCAATTTTGATGCTACAGATATAATTACTCATAGACTATCTCTTGATGAAGGAGAACATGGTTATAAAATATTTGATGGAAAAAAAGAGGATTGTATAAAGGTAATACTTAAGCCTTAA
- a CDS encoding cytochrome c biogenesis CcdA family protein gives MDLGNVSLSIAFGAGFLSFFSPCILPLIPAYIMYITGLSMENELETKRLFALKRTVGFVIGFTIIFIIMGTSASFLGKVFIRNKEMFSKISGILIIVFGLKMMGIINLRFLNMEKRIKAPRKITNWFSSILMGMAFAAGWTPCFGPVLASILVYAGGAATVSKGIYLLLIYSIGMAIPFILTALFINVFSKFITRAEKFIIYIPKISGFIMIIFGTLVFFNKIVNISRLLI, from the coding sequence ATGGATTTAGGAAATGTTTCATTATCAATAGCTTTTGGAGCTGGATTTTTGTCCTTTTTTTCACCGTGTATACTTCCGTTAATTCCAGCATATATAATGTATATTACTGGACTTAGTATGGAAAATGAACTTGAGACAAAAAGATTATTCGCACTAAAAAGAACTGTTGGTTTTGTTATAGGATTTACAATTATTTTTATAATAATGGGAACATCTGCTAGTTTCCTAGGAAAAGTCTTTATAAGAAATAAAGAAATGTTTTCTAAGATTAGTGGTATTCTCATAATAGTTTTTGGTTTGAAAATGATGGGTATTATAAATTTAAGGTTTTTAAATATGGAAAAAAGAATTAAAGCACCTAGAAAAATTACTAACTGGTTTAGTTCAATTTTAATGGGTATGGCTTTTGCTGCTGGCTGGACACCGTGTTTTGGTCCTGTATTAGCATCTATACTTGTTTATGCAGGGGGAGCAGCTACTGTTTCAAAGGGGATTTATCTACTATTAATATACTCTATTGGTATGGCAATACCTTTTATATTAACTGCATTATTTATAAATGTATTTAGTAAATTTATTACTAGAGCAGAAAAGTTTATAATATATATTCCTAAAATTAGTGGATTTATTATGATAATTTTTGGAACTCTAGTATTTTTCAATAAGATTGTAAACATAAGTAGATTATTAATATAA
- a CDS encoding TlpA family protein disulfide reductase yields MNKKSIGIIILIGVLLAGLYYLTMGKKVEVIPPQDNAVEERNEEDQAASQEKQVFEIEVGKEAPNFTLRNLDGEEISLQDYRGKIVLINFWATWCVYCDIEMPDLQKLDKENEDLVVLAVDVMEDKEAVEKYIKEGGYDFEVVLDEDGAIAKTYLVSGYPASYFVDEEGIFQGSVPGMMTYEQMNQALQHIRENK; encoded by the coding sequence GTGAATAAAAAAAGCATAGGAATAATAATTCTTATTGGAGTATTGCTTGCAGGATTATATTATTTGACAATGGGAAAAAAAGTAGAAGTTATTCCACCACAAGATAATGCTGTTGAGGAAAGAAATGAGGAAGATCAGGCTGCAAGCCAAGAAAAGCAGGTATTTGAAATAGAAGTTGGAAAAGAAGCGCCAAACTTTACTCTTAGAAATTTAGATGGGGAAGAAATATCGTTACAGGACTACAGAGGTAAGATAGTTCTTATAAACTTCTGGGCAACCTGGTGTGTGTACTGCGACATAGAAATGCCAGATTTGCAAAAGCTAGATAAAGAGAATGAGGATTTAGTTGTTTTAGCAGTAGATGTAATGGAAGATAAAGAAGCTGTAGAAAAATATATTAAAGAAGGAGGATATGATTTTGAAGTAGTTTTAGATGAAGATGGGGCCATAGCTAAAACTTATCTAGTCAGTGGATATCCTGCATCATATTTTGTAGATGAAGAAGGTATTTTTCAAGGATCAGTACCAGGGATGATGACATATGAACAGATGAATCAGGCTTTACAGCATATTAGGGAAAACAAATAA